In Fluviicola taffensis DSM 16823, the following are encoded in one genomic region:
- a CDS encoding ATP-binding protein: MKKLNPFTIVLLGSVIVGACLTLVLIIVNFFYPIPVGPFISIILFGALATFIAFHFLFREFIYNRLRILYRSIRKGKTSSDDKVYINMSKDVIGNAETDSKKWSEERKSEITQLQEQDKFRREFLGNLAHELKTPVFSIQGYVLTLLEGGLEDDKVNRMFLERASKAIDRMTNILNDLDELTKLEVNDLKMDLRPFDLKELAKEVLESLELRSQEKHIKLRFAKDYYKEIMVRADRGKIAQVLTNLVSNSISYGNENGETLIRFYEVDDLVSVEISDNGPGIEPHELPRLFERFYRVEKSRNRNEGGSGLGLSIVKHILDSHNQTISVRSTIGVGSTFTFSLDKFEGSSSTLISSRGVTIK; the protein is encoded by the coding sequence GTGAAAAAATTAAATCCGTTTACAATTGTTCTTTTAGGAAGCGTTATTGTTGGAGCTTGTTTAACACTTGTTCTTATAATCGTTAACTTCTTTTATCCAATTCCAGTTGGTCCTTTTATCTCGATCATCCTGTTTGGGGCATTGGCAACTTTTATTGCCTTTCATTTTCTTTTTCGCGAATTCATATACAATAGATTACGCATTCTTTACCGTTCAATCCGAAAAGGAAAAACCTCTTCAGATGATAAGGTGTATATCAACATGTCGAAGGATGTTATTGGAAATGCAGAAACAGATTCCAAAAAATGGAGTGAAGAACGCAAGTCTGAAATAACACAACTTCAGGAGCAAGATAAATTTAGACGGGAATTCTTAGGAAACTTAGCGCACGAGTTAAAAACACCCGTTTTCTCTATTCAAGGATATGTTTTAACCTTATTAGAAGGTGGTTTGGAGGACGACAAAGTGAATCGAATGTTTTTAGAAAGAGCTTCCAAAGCAATTGATCGAATGACAAATATCTTGAACGACTTGGATGAGTTGACCAAATTAGAGGTTAATGATCTGAAAATGGATTTGCGCCCGTTCGACCTGAAAGAATTAGCCAAAGAAGTATTGGAGAGCTTAGAACTTCGTTCGCAAGAAAAACACATCAAATTGCGCTTCGCCAAAGATTACTACAAAGAAATAATGGTGCGTGCGGACAGAGGAAAAATTGCCCAAGTATTGACGAATTTAGTCAGCAATTCCATTTCTTATGGAAACGAAAATGGAGAAACACTGATTCGCTTTTACGAAGTAGATGACCTAGTTTCTGTAGAAATTTCAGACAACGGGCCTGGAATTGAGCCGCATGAACTACCGCGTTTATTTGAACGCTTCTACCGCGTAGAAAAAAGCAGAAACAGAAATGAAGGAGGCTCTGGTCTTGGTCTTTCCATTGTGAAACACATTCTGGATTCCCACAATCAAACAATTTCTGTTCGAAGTACAATAGGTGTCGGAAGTACATTTACGTTCTCATTAGACAAATTTGAAGGAAGTTCAAGTACATTAATTTCTTCTCGAGGGGTTACCATAAAATAA
- the truA gene encoding tRNA pseudouridine(38-40) synthase TruA — translation MTFRYALELAYRGTNYHGWQIQPNASSIQEEIERRLTQLNGNLPISVVGCGRTDTGVHATYYVLHFDSQKELDTEQLVFKLNKMLPEDISLFSAQLVSEEFHARFSPTTRTYHYFIHQKKNPFLLDSHRIVSEIDFEAMNRAARLLLGTQDFTSFSKLHTDVKTNICTVSEAKWNQVSESEWYFEIKADRFLRNMVRAVVGTLLEVGYGNLGENDITKIVALKDRGEAKLSVPAKGLFLVNIEYPENFLIRKAKRE, via the coding sequence ATGACATTTCGATATGCACTAGAACTGGCTTACCGAGGAACGAATTATCACGGTTGGCAAATCCAACCGAATGCTTCTTCCATTCAAGAAGAAATTGAACGACGATTGACTCAATTGAATGGAAATTTGCCTATTTCGGTAGTTGGCTGTGGAAGAACCGATACGGGAGTTCATGCGACGTATTATGTGTTGCATTTTGATAGTCAAAAAGAGTTGGATACTGAGCAATTGGTGTTTAAATTAAACAAAATGCTACCAGAGGATATTTCTCTGTTTTCAGCGCAACTTGTTAGCGAAGAGTTTCATGCTCGATTTTCTCCAACTACTAGAACATATCATTATTTCATTCATCAAAAGAAGAATCCTTTTTTGCTAGACAGCCATCGCATTGTCTCTGAAATTGATTTTGAAGCAATGAATCGCGCAGCAAGATTGTTACTTGGAACCCAAGATTTCACCTCTTTTTCCAAGTTACACACCGATGTTAAAACAAATATTTGTACGGTTTCTGAAGCAAAATGGAATCAAGTTTCTGAATCGGAGTGGTATTTTGAAATAAAAGCAGATCGGTTTTTGAGAAACATGGTTCGCGCAGTTGTAGGTACATTGCTAGAAGTAGGGTATGGTAATTTGGGCGAAAATGACATCACTAAAATTGTCGCATTGAAAGATAGAGGAGAGGCGAAACTTTCAGTTCCAGCAAAAGGATTATTTTTGGTGAATATTGAATATCCTGAAAATTTCTTGATCAGAAAAGCGAAACGAGAATAA
- a CDS encoding sensor histidine kinase, whose protein sequence is MYKKATILIIVLLVATRIGYSQKIDWEPSFTNFSVNEGLPSSETYYVHQDRKGFIWICTDRGVVKYDGYRFKVFTKKDGLVDNVVFKVMEDYKGRIWFISYNNLLCYYENDKIRPYKFNAVIKKYRGRNYVPFSWVSIDKQDNLFFSVKKKPILKISKTGKSTVLNKNEPISYTKINGRWLFSSTPIIKIHEKIQLCYDGNKSWIDSRSSASDFAIDRQEIQQFGNTIYITNNSNVYSSKGDSCIVDFIVGTNKIGKDLWVETLKGVYFFENIEKKGLKSKPKQFLKQYAVTSVCKDNEGGYWFSTLENGVVYSPNLTILNSKFSDNPRENNLQDVYKNREVILVSNINGYYNFQSKKSLSKVARSYTNVIPFIGKTPFIATSDILNEQKKTGLVFFHFGFTNWCPESDTSVLISGSGVARVNIHGKKKMLHHPIVESEKFRHIKYQFKSVVLLPNKELYIADLKGLFKYTDGVFKPVTIFKQLKDTRIAALEYSNHWGLIIATSGKGIFIVRNEKVIKIIGEHNGLLSNHINRLYVDNENYLYVCSNKGVSRILFDGKTRYEIQNVTNFQGISASEVNACFKYDKTIYLATKGGLSKLDQSYNWINSSHTKQITVLDVFANGRRIGTRKNLIALDHRSKVIKIRLSTTNFKTKKRSPYKFRLSKNSSWIEGYSGEILLLNPAYEKFNIEIQYKNENGIWSKPYFLISVQISPPFYQTIWFFILVTICLLALVAFILARRIRAINRKNEIQRNMEHLEQKALLAQMNPHFIFNALNSIQSFLLYEENELAERYLLKLSQLIRMTLTNSRESEITIEKEIDALKKYLELEQMRFKNRFEFNFQLSLSASELSMFIPPMLVQPFAENSIIHGFKNLKGGGEITIRFLKIEGHLLFVEIIDNGVGFQSTLQKSDLEHKSYGTKITTERLDLFKQRYGGEFKYRMESNVDSDGNPIGTIVKMTIPVIQK, encoded by the coding sequence TTGTATAAAAAAGCCACCATATTAATTATTGTTTTACTTGTTGCTACAAGAATCGGCTATTCCCAAAAAATCGATTGGGAACCATCGTTTACGAACTTTTCTGTAAATGAAGGTTTACCCAGTTCTGAAACGTATTACGTACATCAGGATCGAAAGGGTTTTATTTGGATTTGTACCGATAGAGGAGTGGTGAAATATGATGGATATCGTTTTAAAGTATTTACCAAGAAGGATGGACTTGTAGATAATGTGGTTTTTAAAGTGATGGAGGATTATAAAGGTCGTATTTGGTTTATTAGTTATAATAATCTGCTCTGCTATTATGAGAATGACAAAATTCGCCCCTATAAGTTTAATGCCGTTATCAAGAAATACCGGGGAAGGAATTATGTGCCTTTCTCATGGGTAAGTATAGATAAACAGGATAATTTATTTTTTTCTGTAAAAAAGAAACCAATTCTTAAAATTTCCAAAACGGGTAAGTCTACTGTTTTAAACAAAAATGAACCAATAAGCTACACTAAAATTAATGGGAGATGGTTGTTTTCTAGTACGCCGATAATCAAAATCCATGAAAAAATTCAGTTATGTTATGATGGGAATAAAAGCTGGATAGATTCAAGATCGAGTGCTTCAGACTTTGCTATTGATAGGCAGGAAATTCAGCAATTTGGAAATACGATTTATATTACAAATAATTCCAATGTCTATTCTTCCAAGGGAGATTCATGTATAGTAGATTTTATAGTGGGAACGAATAAAATTGGTAAGGATTTGTGGGTTGAAACCTTGAAAGGAGTTTATTTTTTTGAAAATATCGAAAAAAAAGGGTTAAAGAGTAAACCAAAACAATTCTTAAAACAGTATGCAGTTACAAGTGTTTGCAAAGATAATGAAGGCGGATATTGGTTTTCAACCTTAGAAAATGGGGTTGTTTATTCTCCCAATTTAACGATTCTCAATTCTAAATTTTCGGATAATCCTAGAGAGAATAATTTACAGGACGTTTATAAGAATAGGGAGGTTATTTTAGTCTCTAACATCAATGGATATTACAATTTTCAATCCAAGAAGAGTCTTTCGAAGGTAGCTAGAAGTTATACAAATGTGATTCCATTTATAGGAAAAACTCCATTCATTGCCACATCAGATATCTTGAATGAGCAAAAAAAAACAGGTTTGGTGTTTTTTCATTTTGGATTCACCAATTGGTGTCCAGAAAGCGATACGTCAGTTTTAATATCTGGTTCTGGTGTTGCAAGGGTAAATATCCATGGAAAAAAAAAGATGCTTCACCACCCTATTGTTGAAAGTGAAAAGTTTAGACATATAAAATATCAATTTAAGAGTGTTGTTTTATTACCGAATAAAGAACTGTATATCGCAGATCTTAAAGGTTTGTTTAAGTATACTGATGGAGTATTTAAACCAGTTACGATTTTTAAACAACTGAAAGATACGCGAATTGCAGCATTGGAATATTCAAATCATTGGGGTTTAATCATTGCAACCAGCGGGAAGGGAATTTTTATTGTACGAAATGAAAAAGTGATTAAAATCATTGGAGAGCATAATGGACTTTTGTCGAATCATATTAATCGTTTATATGTTGATAATGAGAACTACTTATATGTATGTTCAAATAAAGGGGTATCAAGAATTTTATTTGATGGAAAAACGAGATATGAGATTCAAAATGTAACGAATTTCCAAGGGATTAGTGCTTCAGAAGTAAATGCTTGTTTTAAATACGATAAAACGATTTACCTGGCTACAAAAGGCGGGCTTTCTAAATTAGATCAATCATACAATTGGATTAATTCAAGCCACACTAAACAGATAACGGTTTTAGATGTTTTTGCAAACGGCCGCAGAATTGGAACTAGGAAGAATTTGATTGCTTTAGATCATCGGTCTAAGGTGATTAAAATTCGCTTATCAACTACTAATTTTAAGACGAAAAAAAGGTCGCCTTACAAGTTTCGATTGTCTAAGAATTCGTCATGGATTGAAGGTTACAGTGGAGAGATTTTGCTTTTGAATCCAGCATATGAAAAATTCAATATTGAGATTCAGTATAAGAATGAGAATGGAATTTGGTCTAAACCTTATTTTTTAATTTCTGTACAGATCTCACCTCCATTTTATCAAACAATTTGGTTTTTTATTTTGGTCACTATTTGTTTGTTGGCTTTGGTTGCTTTTATTTTAGCTAGAAGAATTCGGGCAATTAATAGAAAAAATGAGATCCAGCGAAATATGGAGCACCTAGAGCAGAAAGCGCTTTTAGCACAAATGAATCCCCATTTTATTTTTAATGCACTAAATTCGATTCAAAGCTTTTTACTTTATGAAGAAAATGAATTAGCGGAGAGATATTTGTTGAAATTATCTCAATTAATTCGAATGACATTGACGAATTCAAGGGAAAGTGAAATCACCATCGAAAAAGAAATAGATGCCTTGAAAAAATATCTTGAATTAGAACAAATGAGGTTCAAAAATAGATTTGAGTTCAACTTTCAACTTTCACTTTCTGCCTCTGAATTAAGTATGTTTATTCCTCCGATGCTTGTTCAGCCATTCGCTGAGAATTCTATTATTCATGGATTCAAAAATTTAAAAGGAGGAGGTGAAATAACCATTCGATTCTTGAAAATTGAGGGCCATCTTTTATTTGTGGAAATTATTGATAATGGGGTTGGGTTTCAAAGCACCCTTCAAAAATCCGATTTAGAACACAAATCATATGGAACTAAAATCACAACAGAACGCTTGGATTTATTTAAGCAAAGATATGGTGGTGAGTTTAAATATAGGATGGAATCGAATGTTGATTCGGATGGAAATCCAATTGGAACAATTGTAAAAATGACAATTCCAGTTATTCAAAAGTAG
- the tyrS gene encoding tyrosine--tRNA ligase produces MKKNVIEELRWRGMVQDIMPGLEEQLLKEMTSGYVGFDPTSDSLHVGNLLPIMLLKHFQLAGHKPYALVGGATGMVGDPSGKSAERNLLDEKTLNHNIAAVQNQLRQFLDFEEGENKAELVNNFDWMRHFSFLEFIRDVGKHITVNYMSAKDSVKKRVETGISFTEFSYQLIQGYDFLHLYKNNNVKVQFGGSDQWGNITTGTELVRKIASGEAYAFTCPLLTKADGGKFGKTESGTVWLDPEKTSPYAFYQFWLNASDADATKLIRFYTLKTKEEIEAIEKEHNEAPHLRILQKAIAEEVTIRVHGKEALDMAIAASNILFGKSTSEDLKKLSNDTFLSIFDGVPMATVKRSELIEGISIVDLLASKTGFLPSNGEAKRELKANAISLNKDKVADGLLVGPSDLINDKFILLGKGKKNNYIVIVE; encoded by the coding sequence ATGAAAAAGAATGTCATTGAAGAATTAAGATGGAGAGGAATGGTACAAGATATCATGCCCGGTTTGGAAGAACAACTACTTAAAGAAATGACTTCTGGCTATGTGGGCTTTGATCCAACTTCAGATTCCTTACACGTAGGGAATTTACTTCCTATTATGTTATTGAAACATTTTCAATTAGCAGGACACAAACCTTATGCTTTGGTTGGTGGAGCAACTGGAATGGTTGGAGATCCTTCCGGGAAATCGGCAGAACGCAACTTATTGGATGAAAAAACATTGAATCACAATATAGCTGCCGTTCAAAATCAATTGCGTCAATTTTTGGACTTTGAAGAGGGCGAAAACAAAGCGGAATTGGTAAACAATTTTGATTGGATGCGCCATTTCTCCTTCTTGGAATTTATTCGCGACGTTGGAAAACACATTACTGTGAATTACATGAGTGCGAAAGATTCTGTGAAGAAACGTGTGGAAACTGGTATTTCATTTACAGAATTCTCGTACCAATTGATTCAGGGATACGATTTCTTGCACCTTTACAAAAACAACAACGTAAAAGTACAATTCGGAGGTTCAGACCAATGGGGAAATATTACGACGGGAACTGAATTGGTTCGTAAAATTGCAAGTGGAGAAGCATACGCTTTTACGTGTCCTTTGTTGACAAAAGCTGATGGTGGAAAATTTGGAAAAACAGAATCGGGAACCGTTTGGTTGGATCCAGAAAAAACGAGTCCGTATGCGTTCTACCAATTTTGGCTAAATGCTTCAGATGCTGATGCTACAAAATTGATTCGTTTCTATACCTTGAAAACAAAAGAGGAAATTGAAGCAATTGAAAAAGAGCACAACGAAGCTCCTCATTTGCGCATCTTGCAAAAAGCAATTGCAGAAGAAGTAACCATTCGCGTTCATGGAAAAGAAGCATTGGACATGGCAATTGCAGCTTCCAATATCTTGTTTGGAAAATCAACTTCAGAAGATTTGAAAAAATTATCGAACGATACATTCTTAAGCATCTTTGATGGTGTGCCAATGGCTACAGTAAAACGTTCAGAATTGATTGAAGGAATTAGTATTGTTGACCTATTAGCTTCTAAAACTGGATTTTTACCATCCAACGGCGAAGCAAAACGCGAATTGAAAGCCAATGCAATATCTTTGAACAAAGACAAAGTTGCTGATGGACTTCTAGTTGGTCCAAGTGACTTAATAAACGACAAGTTCATCCTTTTAGGCAAAGGAAAAAAGAATAATTACATTGTAATTGTAGAATAA
- a CDS encoding response regulator transcription factor: MQVSKGQTILLVDDEKDILEFLQYNLEREGYKVFVASDGLEGVEMAQKVSPDLILMDVMMPRMDGIEACQTIRQDLQLKSPLIAFLTSRAEDYSQVAGFEAGADDYITKPIRPRLLVSKVEALLRRAGRMNGGEPEIKTSSITVNREKFLVYMNEEEIQLPKKEFELIELLASRPGKVFTREQILTTVWGDETIVGERTIDVHIRKLREKLGESYIRTIKGVGYTFSEK; the protein is encoded by the coding sequence ATGCAAGTAAGTAAGGGACAAACCATACTTTTAGTGGATGATGAAAAAGATATATTGGAATTTCTACAATATAATCTAGAGAGAGAAGGTTACAAAGTGTTTGTTGCAAGCGACGGCTTGGAAGGAGTTGAAATGGCACAGAAAGTTTCTCCCGATTTAATTTTGATGGATGTAATGATGCCTCGAATGGATGGTATTGAAGCCTGTCAAACAATTCGTCAAGATTTACAATTGAAATCTCCATTAATTGCTTTTCTAACATCTCGCGCTGAAGACTACTCGCAAGTTGCTGGTTTTGAAGCTGGAGCAGATGATTACATCACCAAACCTATCAGACCGCGTTTATTAGTCTCAAAAGTGGAGGCTTTATTGCGAAGAGCAGGAAGAATGAATGGTGGAGAACCTGAAATTAAGACTTCATCCATTACTGTAAACCGAGAAAAATTCTTAGTTTATATGAATGAGGAAGAAATTCAGCTTCCTAAAAAAGAGTTCGAATTAATTGAATTATTGGCATCTCGACCTGGAAAAGTATTTACACGTGAACAAATTCTGACAACTGTTTGGGGCGATGAAACGATTGTTGGAGAACGAACAATTGACGTTCATATCAGAAAATTAAGAGAGAAACTAGGAGAATCGTATATTCGTACCATTAAAGGTGTTGGTTATACATTTTCTGAGAAGTGA
- a CDS encoding KUP/HAK/KT family potassium transporter, producing MSKKHHHALSFAGLIITVGIIFGDIGTSPLYVLKAVAGERKLTEQLILGGLSCIFWTLTLQTTLKYVIITLRADNKGEGGIFSLYTLVRRQKKWLVIPAMIGGASLLADGIITPPISVSSAVEGLGYINPKINTVPIAIAIIIGIFVIQQFGTKFIGRFFGPVMMIWFLMIGTIGCMYFMKDPTILKALNPYYAYDLLVHYPKGFWLLGAVFLCTTGGEALYSDLGHCGKENIRVSWIFVKAMLLLNYFGQGVYLLSNVNGHIEGNPFYSIVPEGFRLASVIIATAAAVVASQAMISGSFTLINEAIRLNLWPRVKVNFPSEIKGQLYVPSINWFLMLGCIAIVFFLRKSERMEAAYGLSIILTMISSTVLLYFYFLRKHWNPILRHGLIGLFLIVESSFLIAQIEKFPHGGYITLAIAITVMSVMYVIFKSKIIRNSIIDFVKVKSYLPILQKLSVDDQIPTYATHLVYLTSAERIDEVESKVFYSILEQQPKRAERYWFVHVHTTDEPYTKEYKVTKHDENDLIRIDFKLGFRIQPKLDMMFKQVVEELVENKEIEILSRYACEYHHSDHIGDFKFIVIRKFLSNDNELPWFHKLIMNAYFFIKGRSLSEKNEFGLDPSSYVEETFPYVLSKAAPIKMTRRE from the coding sequence ATGTCAAAGAAGCATCATCACGCGCTCTCGTTCGCGGGATTGATTATTACGGTAGGAATTATCTTCGGAGATATCGGTACCTCGCCACTTTATGTTTTGAAAGCTGTGGCAGGCGAACGAAAACTTACTGAGCAATTAATTTTAGGCGGTTTGTCCTGTATTTTTTGGACGCTCACACTCCAAACAACATTAAAGTATGTAATTATCACTTTGCGAGCAGATAACAAAGGGGAGGGAGGAATTTTTTCCTTGTATACCTTGGTTCGCAGGCAAAAAAAATGGTTGGTAATTCCTGCAATGATTGGTGGAGCTTCTTTATTAGCAGATGGAATTATTACGCCACCAATTTCTGTTTCTTCGGCCGTAGAAGGTTTAGGATACATTAATCCAAAGATCAATACGGTTCCGATAGCCATTGCAATTATCATCGGAATTTTTGTTATTCAGCAGTTTGGAACGAAATTCATCGGGCGTTTTTTTGGACCAGTGATGATGATTTGGTTCCTAATGATTGGAACGATTGGTTGTATGTATTTTATGAAAGATCCTACGATCTTGAAAGCATTGAATCCTTATTATGCATATGATTTACTTGTCCACTATCCAAAAGGATTTTGGTTATTGGGAGCTGTATTTCTTTGTACAACTGGTGGTGAAGCGCTTTATTCCGATTTGGGGCACTGTGGAAAAGAGAATATTCGCGTAAGTTGGATTTTTGTAAAAGCCATGTTGCTGCTTAATTATTTTGGTCAAGGAGTTTATTTATTAAGCAACGTGAACGGTCATATTGAAGGAAATCCATTCTATTCTATTGTACCAGAAGGATTCCGATTAGCATCAGTTATTATTGCAACTGCCGCAGCTGTTGTTGCTTCCCAAGCTATGATTTCAGGTTCGTTTACCTTGATTAATGAAGCAATTCGCTTGAATTTGTGGCCTCGTGTGAAAGTCAATTTTCCATCTGAAATAAAAGGTCAACTTTACGTTCCTTCGATTAATTGGTTCTTAATGTTGGGTTGTATTGCGATTGTTTTCTTCCTAAGAAAATCGGAAAGAATGGAAGCCGCTTATGGATTATCGATTATTCTTACAATGATTAGCTCCACGGTATTGTTGTATTTCTACTTCCTCCGTAAACATTGGAATCCGATCTTGCGACACGGTTTGATTGGCTTATTTCTCATTGTTGAAAGTAGTTTCTTGATTGCTCAAATCGAAAAATTCCCTCATGGAGGTTATATTACATTGGCCATTGCGATTACTGTGATGTCAGTCATGTATGTGATTTTCAAAAGTAAGATCATTCGAAACAGCATCATCGATTTCGTAAAAGTAAAAAGTTATCTCCCTATTTTACAAAAGCTTTCTGTCGACGATCAAATTCCAACGTATGCAACTCATTTGGTTTATTTGACGAGTGCAGAGCGTATAGATGAAGTGGAATCGAAGGTGTTTTATTCCATTTTGGAACAACAACCCAAGCGTGCAGAGCGTTATTGGTTTGTGCACGTTCATACAACGGATGAGCCTTATACCAAGGAATATAAAGTGACCAAACACGATGAAAACGATTTGATTCGGATTGATTTCAAGTTAGGATTCCGAATTCAACCGAAATTAGATATGATGTTTAAACAGGTTGTGGAAGAATTGGTGGAAAATAAAGAAATCGAAATTCTCTCAAGATATGCTTGTGAATATCATCACAGTGATCACATTGGAGATTTTAAATTTATCGTAATCCGCAAGTTCCTATCAAATGATAATGAGTTGCCTTGGTTCCATAAATTGATTATGAATGCCTATTTCTTCATTAAAGGAAGAAGTTTGTCAGAGAAAAATGAATTCGGGTTAGATCCAAGTTCTTATGTGGAAGAAACATTTCCGTATGTCTTGTCGAAAGCCGCTCCTATTAAAATGACGAGAAGAGAGTAA
- the trmB gene encoding tRNA (guanosine(46)-N7)-methyltransferase TrmB, giving the protein MAKNKLKRFAEMKSWNNVFEPTLDPNPQDVFPLKGKWRTDYFKNDNPIVLELGCGKGEYTVGLAKHYPNKNFIGVDIKGSRMFVGAKEALDENLPNVAFLRTKVDFIEQYFLENEVDEIWLTFSDPQPEKPKKRLSSRPFIERYQRILKNGGLVHLKTDSDLLFESTEEQINEHKYEVLELTWDLYKSIPADLDPTIRDILHIKTHYEQLFTAKGSVIKYCSFRIH; this is encoded by the coding sequence ATGGCAAAGAATAAACTAAAGCGTTTCGCAGAAATGAAATCGTGGAACAATGTTTTTGAACCAACATTGGATCCCAATCCGCAGGATGTATTCCCATTGAAAGGAAAATGGCGAACAGACTACTTCAAGAATGACAACCCGATTGTGTTGGAGCTTGGATGTGGAAAAGGAGAATACACAGTTGGATTAGCCAAACATTACCCGAATAAAAATTTTATTGGTGTGGACATCAAAGGCTCTCGCATGTTTGTTGGAGCAAAAGAAGCGTTGGATGAAAACCTTCCAAACGTAGCTTTTTTAAGAACCAAAGTGGATTTCATAGAACAGTATTTTCTTGAAAATGAGGTAGACGAAATTTGGTTGACATTCTCTGATCCTCAACCTGAAAAACCCAAAAAACGATTGAGTTCTAGACCATTTATTGAGCGTTACCAACGTATATTGAAAAACGGCGGATTGGTTCACCTAAAAACAGATTCTGATTTGTTATTTGAATCTACAGAAGAACAAATCAACGAACACAAATACGAAGTTCTAGAATTAACATGGGATTTGTACAAAAGCATTCCTGCGGATTTAGATCCTACGATCCGAGATATCTTGCACATAAAGACACATTAC
- a CDS encoding glycosyltransferase, with product MIPVELSQERILVACLDWGSGHVSRSISLLKQLSKQGNELFISCTTNQKSIFEGYEIRATYLKNDGFQFRFKGDGNFTSEMRRNVWHFFRWIKQEQRQTEKLVGKYQISLVLSDHCYGFRSKKVLSIFITHQVSLPPKAGWIAQQVHRKWMNRFNEIWIMDDAQQRLAGALSNSVPKSTYIGFYSRFQDQETSVISNKIVGIISGPEPYSKQFFQWIVEKYRTENLTLISPKLYSEVPNNITVICDWKLGDAEIASAETIISRNGYSTLMDLQFLKKKAVLIPTPGQLEQEYLASFFRSK from the coding sequence ATGATTCCAGTCGAATTGTCGCAAGAACGCATTTTAGTTGCATGCCTCGATTGGGGAAGTGGACATGTTTCCAGATCCATTTCATTGCTGAAGCAATTATCCAAACAGGGTAACGAGTTATTTATTAGTTGCACAACGAATCAGAAATCTATTTTTGAAGGGTACGAAATAAGGGCTACTTATTTGAAGAACGATGGCTTTCAATTTCGTTTCAAAGGAGATGGGAATTTCACTTCAGAAATGAGACGAAATGTGTGGCATTTTTTCCGTTGGATTAAGCAAGAACAGAGACAAACGGAGAAATTGGTAGGTAAATATCAGATTTCACTTGTTTTATCAGATCATTGCTACGGCTTTCGTTCCAAGAAGGTTTTATCAATTTTCATTACACATCAGGTTTCGCTACCTCCAAAAGCAGGTTGGATCGCCCAACAGGTTCATCGGAAATGGATGAACAGATTCAACGAAATTTGGATCATGGATGATGCGCAACAACGTCTTGCTGGAGCTTTAAGTAATTCAGTTCCAAAATCAACATACATTGGTTTTTATTCTCGTTTTCAGGATCAGGAAACATCCGTTATTTCAAACAAAATAGTGGGAATTATCAGCGGACCAGAACCGTATTCTAAACAGTTTTTTCAGTGGATTGTCGAAAAATACAGAACAGAAAATCTCACACTCATTTCTCCGAAGTTGTATTCTGAAGTACCGAATAATATAACTGTAATCTGCGATTGGAAACTCGGAGATGCGGAAATTGCTTCTGCAGAAACAATCATTTCCCGCAATGGGTATTCTACCTTGATGGATCTTCAGTTTTTAAAGAAAAAAGCGGTTTTGATTCCAACACCGGGGCAATTGGAACAAGAATATTTGGCTTCATTTTTTCGATCAAAATAG